One Panicum virgatum strain AP13 chromosome 9K, P.virgatum_v5, whole genome shotgun sequence genomic region harbors:
- the LOC120652700 gene encoding serine/threonine-protein kinase STY46-like, which produces MAAALECWSGRPSTDEEMVEQVLMKPHSRSDDSLPTCADSAYAGEPTSAPAPPKKWQRLGRNFAGAIAAFKNTLSLDGGGLPRDPSPRAEKPPPLLLRGLAQLYSRGANNQQLPEKLVADLRRHFDALPNSYAQAGFDMKDILLHARLVEQATGEDQPAVNIEEIHGRGGGDEGTTFQLTFACIAPLSWQSMSGSLDSPLFCCKKIQIFEKRGLTLGVVMILVQSGNEAVFKNRVESALKSVVKKQRKNSGGVKLPFGLCGCQEEGSRNFDEESMFDPDDGQVLDNEPIRRPQLPTPLPQSSVFVSVDEWQTIRSGGEELGRWMLRSEEIEFTDWVGANSFKGVFRGKKVWVNKLRGCDMGSAYDVEIRQDLLQLMSCGQRNVLQFHGICFNENHGLCIVTRMMEGGSVHDIIMQRNKRLSLRDTVRIALDVADGLAFMNSYGIAYRDLNSRKILLDRQGNACLGDMGIVTPCNNVGEVTEYETSGYRWLAPEIIAGDPETVSETWMSNVYSYGMVLWEMITGEEAYSTYSPVQAAVGIAACGLRPEIPRDCPPFLRSLMNRCWDNNPLKRPQFSEIISILQRQNAR; this is translated from the exons atggcggcggcgctggagtgcTGGTCAGGGCGGCCAAGCACGGACGAGGAGATGGTGGAGCAGGTTCTCATGAAGCCCCACAGCCGCTCAGACGACTCCCTCCCGACCTGCGCCGACTCTGCCTACGCTGGCGAACccacgtcggcgccggcgcctcccaAGAAGTGGCAGAGGCTGGGCCGCAACTTCGCCGGTGCCATCGCCGCGTTCAAAAACACGCTTAGCCTGgatggcggcggcctcccccGCGACCCCTCACCGCGCGCTGAGAAGCCACCACCGCTCCTCCTCCGTGGCCTTGCGCAGCTCTACTCTCGCGGCGCCAACAACCAGCAGCTGCCGGAGAAGCTCGTTGCGGATCTCCGCCGCCACTTCGACGCTCTCCCCAACAG CTATGCACAGGCAGGATTTGACATGAAAGACATCCTCTTGCATGCCCGCCTTGTAGAGCAGGCGACCGGTGAGGATCAGCCTGCAGTGAACATTGAGGAAATTCATGGCAGAGGAGGTGGCGATGAAGGCACTACTTTTCAGCTAACATTTGCTTGCATCGCCCCACTTTCATGGCAGTCAATGTCAGGATCATTAGATAGCCCTTTGTTCTGTTGCAAGAAGATCCAGATCTTTGAGAAGAGAGGGTTGACACTTGGTGTTGTCATGATACTTGTGCAGTCTGGGAATGAGGCGGTCTTCAAGAACCGGGTTGAGTCTGCACTGAAATCAGTTGTAaagaagcagaggaagaacAGTGGTGGTGTGAAGCTACCATTTGGGCTTTGTGGTTGCCAAGAAGAAGGATCGAGAAACTTCGATGAGGAGTCAATGTTCGATCCAGATGATGGTCAGGTACTTGACAATGAGCCGATTCGCAGACCACAGCTTCCCACTCCCCTACCACAGTCATCAGTCTTCGTCTCGGTGGATGAATGGCAAACAATCCGATCTGGTGGTGAGGAACTTGGCCGTTGGATGCTGCGTTCTGAGGAGATTGAGTTCACTGATTGGGTTGGTGCAAATTCATTCAAGGGTGTCTTTAGAGGAAAGAAGGTTTGGGTCAACAAATTGAGGGGTTGTGACATGGGAAGTGCTTATGATGTTGAGATCCGTCAGGACTTGCTGCAGTTGATGAGCTGTGGCCAGAGGAACGTCCTCCAATTCCATGGCATTTGCTTCAACGAAAACCATGGGCTCTGCATAGTGACGAGGATGATGGAAGGGGGATCTGTTCATGATATTATTATGCAGAGAAACAAAAGACTGTCTCTCCGAGATACAGTTAGGATTGCCCTTGATGTTGCTGATGGGCTAGCCTTCATGAACAGCTATGGCATTGCATACCGTGATCTCAATTCTCGGAAAATCCTGCTAGACAGGCAAGGGAACGCTTGCCTTGGGGATATGGGCATTGTTACCCCTTGTAATAATGTCGGTGAGGTCACAGAGTATGAGACATCTGGATATCGATGGCTGGCTCCAGAG ATCATTGCTGGAGATCCTGAAACCGTCTCCGAGACCTGGATGAGCAACGTCTACAGCTATGGAATGGTGCTGTGGGAGATGATCACTGGAGAGGAGGCATACTCCACCTACTCGCCAGTGCAAGCAGCGGTTGGAATCGCCGCCTGCGGGCTGAGGCCTGAGATCCCAAGAGACTGTCCTCCTTTCCTGAGGTCACTGATGAACAGGTGCTGGGACAATAACCCTCTGAAGCGCCCTCAGTTCTCTGAGATCATATCCATCCTACAGAGGCAGAATGCTAGATAG
- the LOC120652703 gene encoding ubiquitin-activating enzyme E1 3-like has protein sequence MLPTKRAEGAEDSSGGGVKKVRIGEPAVGAEAMVAGEEVGGGGSGNGSGVAEIDEDLHSRQLAVYGREAMRRLFASNVLISGLNGLGAEIAKNLALAGVKSVTLHDAGNVEMWDLSGNFFLSEDDIGNNRAVSCVAKLQELNNAVNISALTEELTTKHLSKFQAVVFTDISMDKAFEFDDYCRSHQPPICFIKTEVCGLFGSVFCDFGPEFTVHDIDGEDPHTGIIASITNDNPATVYSVDDERLDFQEGDLVVFSEVQGMTELNDGKPRKIIRSRLYSFCIEEDTSNFGIYTKGGIVTQVKEQSILQFKSLRDSIREPGNFPLSDCLKFDRPPLLHFAFLALDKFRKEFGRFPAVGCGQDGQRIVEFTASFNEATIDYKIEGKLDEKLLRLFASGSRAVLNPMAAIFGGIVGQEVVKACSGKFHPLYQFFYFDSVESLPIHQLDPKDLKPLNSRYDAQISVFGSKLQKKLRDANVFVVGSGALGCEFLKNLALMGVSCSRKGKLTITDDDVIEKSNLSCQFLFRDWNMGQAKSTVAATAASAINSCLHIDALQNRACPETEHVFHDAFWEGLDAVINALDNVDARMYMDMRCLYFKKPLLESGTLGTKCNTQMVIPHLTENYGASRDPPEKQAPMCTVHSFPHNIDHCLTWARSEFEGLLEKTPNEVNSFLSNPTQYAAAMKKAGDAQARELLERIRECLEEEHCERFEDCITWARLKFEDYFSNRVKQLTFTFPEDAITSTGTPFWSAPKRCPRPLEFSATDVSHVQFIMAASILRAVSSGINTPDWAKSTSNLIDAISKVYIPEFQPKSGVKIQTDEKANNISSASVDDAAVIEDLLTKLEACAKKLPPGFRMKPIHFEKDDDTNFHMDLIAGLANMRARNYGIQEVDKLKAKLIAGRIIPAIATSTAMATGLVCIELYKVLAGGHPIEDYRSTFANLAIPMLTRSEPLPPTVIKHQGMRWTVWDRWSIKGDITVAELLKWLSDKGLSAYSVSYGTSLLYNTMFPRHKDRLGRKIADVAKEVAKVDVPEYRKHLDVVVACEDDKGNGIDIPLISIYFR, from the exons ATGCTTCCGACGAAGAGAGCGGAGGGAGCTGAGGACAGTAGCGGCGGGGGCGTGAAGAAGGTTCGGATTGGGGAACCGGCTGTGGGGGCGGAGGCGATGGTGGCCGGGGAggaggtgggcggcggcgggagcggcaaTGGGAGCGGGGTGGCGGAGATTGACGAGGACCTGCACAGCAGGCAGCTTGCCGTGTACGGGAGGGAGGCGATGCGGCGGCTGTTCGCGTCCAACGTGCTCATCTCCGGCCTGAACGGGCTTGGGGCTGAGATCG CAAAGAATCTTGCTCTGGCTGGTGTTAAGTCTGTCACCCTACATGATGCGGGAAATGTGGAAATGTGGGACCTATCAGGCAATTTCTTTCTATCTGAGGATGACATTGGGAATAACAGGGCTGTTTCTTGTGTTGCAAAGCTTCAAGAACTTAACAATGCTGTCAATATATCTGCTTTAACAGAAGAATTGACCACCAAGCACCTTTCAAAGTTCCAG GCTGTTGTTTTCACTGACATTAGTATGGACAAGGCATTTGAATTTGATGATTATTGTCGCAGCCACCAGCCTCCAATTTGCTTTATCAAAACAGAAGTCTGTGGTCTTTTTGGTAGTGTCTTTTGTGACTTTGGGCCTGAGTTCACTGTTCATGATATTGATGGTGAAGATCCGCATACTGGCATAATTGCATCCATCACCAATGACAATCCTGCAACGGTGTACTCTGTTGATGATGAGCGCCTTGATTTCCAGGAGGGTGATCTTGTTGTTTTCTCAGAGGTCCAGGGAATGACAGAACTGAATGATGGCAAGCCAAGGAAGATAATACGTTCGAGACTATATTCATTTTGTATTGAGGAGGATACAAGTAATTTTGGCATTTATACAAAAGGTGGAATTGTTACGCAGGTGAAAGAACAAAGTATCTTACAATTTAAGAGTTTGAGAGATTCTATTAGAGAACCTGGCAATTTCCCTCTGAGTGATTGCTTGAAGTTTGACCGCCCACCTCTGCTTCATTTTGCATTTCTAGCTTTGGATAAATTTAGGAAAGAGTTTGGACGTTTCCCTGCTGTTGGTTGTGGCCAGGATGGCCAAAGGATTGTGGAATTCACTGCTTCTTTCAATGAAGCCACAATTGATTACAAGATAGAAGGTAAGCTTGATGAGAAGCTGCTGCGGCTTTTTGCAAGTGGCTCTAGAGCTGTTCTGAACCCAATGGCTGCTATTTTTGGTGGAATTGTTGGTCAAGAAGTTGTGAAAGCATGTTCTGGAAAATTTCATCCACTGTACCAG TTCTTCTACTTTGATTCTGTTGAATCTCTGCCAATCcatcaattggaccctaaagacTTGAAGCCATTGAATAGCCGCTATGATGCTCAGATTTCTGTTTTTGGCTCTAAGCTTCAGAAAAAACTGCGGGATGCCAATGTCTTTGTTGTGGGGTCTGGTGCTCTTGGATGTGAATTCTTGAAGAACCTAGCTTTAATGGGAGTGTCTTGCAGCCGTAAAGGGAAATTAACTATAACAGATGATGATGTCATTGAGAAAAGTAACTTGAGCTGCCAATTTCTGTTTCGTGATTGGAATATGGGACAGGCTAAATCTACAGTTGCAGCTACAGCTGCTAGTGCTATCAATTCCTGCCTTCACATTGATGCTCTCCAGAATCGTGCCTGTCCAGAGACTGAGCATGTGTTCCATGATGCATTCTGGGAGGGCCTTGATGCTGTCATTAATGCACTTGATAATGTTGATGCTAGGATGTACATGGACATGAGATGCTTGTACTTCAAGAAACCACTCTTGGAATCTGGAACTTTGGGTACAAAATGTAATACACAAATGGTAATTCCTCACCTTACTGAAAATTATGGTGCTTCACGAGACCCTCCTGAGAAGCAGGCACCCATGTGCACAGTCCATTCATTTCCACACAATATTGACCATTGTCTGACATGGGCTCGCTCAGAGTTTGAGGGTCTGCTAGAAAAAACTCCAAATGAAGTCAACTCTTTTCTGTCTAATCCTACTCAATATGCTGCTGCCATGAAAAAGGCAGGTGATGCTCAGGCCAGGGAATTGCTTGAGCGCATACGTGAATGCCTCGAGGAGGAGCACTGTGAAAGATTTGAAGATTGCATAACCTGGGCAAGACTGAA ATTTGAAGATTACTTCTCTAATCGTGTGAAGCAGCTAACATTCACATTTCCTGAAGATGCCATCACTAGCACGGGAACCCCTTTCTGGTCTGCTCCAAAGCGTTGCCCTCGCCCGCTGGAATTTTCAGCTACTGATGTATCACACGTTCAGTTTATAATGGCGGCTTCCATATTGAGAGCAGTGTCCTCTGGAATCAACACACCTGACTGGGCAAAGAGCACTAGTAATCTGATCGATGCAATCAGTAAAGTTTACATACCTGAATTTCAGCCAAAGAGTGGGGTTAAGATTCAGACAGATGAGAAGGCCAATAACATCTCTAGTGCCTCAGTTGATGATGCCGCTGTTATTGAAGATCTTTTAACAAAGTTGGAAGCATGTGCCAAGAAACTACCTCCAGGATTTCGAATGAAACCTATTCATTTTGAGAAG GATGATGATACAAATTTCCACATGGACTTAATTGCTGGCCTTGCAAATATGCGCGCAAGGAACTATGGTATCCAAGAGGTCGACAAGCTGAAGGCGAAATTGATTGCAGGGAGAATCATCCCAGCTATTGCAACTTCAACAGCAATGGCCACAGGACTTGTGTGCATTGAGCTTTACAAGGTTCTGGCCGGTGGACACCCGATCGAAGACTACCGTAGCACATTTGCTAACCTGGCAATACCGATGCTCACCAGATCTGAACCTCTTCCACCCACTGTGATCAAGCATCAAGGTATGAGGTGGACGGTATGGGATCGATGGTCTATCAAGGGCGACATCACAGTTGCAGAGCTCCTCAAGTGGCTAAGTGACAAAGGCCTGAGCGCTTACAGTGTCTCCTACGGCACATCGCTGCTGTACAACACAATGTTCCCAAGGCACAAAGATCGACTGGGCAGGAAGATTGCGGATGTCGCTAAGGAGGTGGCAAAGGTCGACGTTCCAGAATACAGGAAGCATCTGGATGTCGTCGTTGCTTGTGAGGATGACAAAGGGAACGGCATCGACATTCCTCTTATCTCCATTTACTTCCGGTAG
- the LOC120652701 gene encoding NADH dehydrogenase [ubiquinone] 1 alpha subcomplex subunit 8-B-like, whose product MSASSAPVDASGEPIPTSSVLMAASKHIAVRCRPENVAFLNCKKKDPNPDKCLEKGRQVTHCVLSLLKELHQKCPKEMDAYAGCMYYYTNEFDFCRKEQQAFEEACPISE is encoded by the exons ATgtcggcgagcagcgcgccCGTGGACGCCTCGGGGGAGCCGATCCCGACGTCGTCGGTGTTGATGGCggcgtccaagcacatcgcggTCCGGTGCCGCCCGGAGAACGTGGCCTTCCTCAACTGCAAGAAGAAGGACCCCAACCCCGATAAGTGCCTCGAGAAGGGACGCCAGGTCACGCACTGCGTCCTCAGCCT GTTGAAAGAACTGCACCAGAAGTGTCCCAAAGAGATGGACGCGTATGCTGGTTGCATGTATTACTACACCAATGAATTTGACTTCTGTCGTAAGGAGCAGCAAGCTTTTGAGGAAGCCTGCCCCATATCCGAGTAG